The Flavobacterium sp. HJ-32-4 genome contains a region encoding:
- a CDS encoding LptF/LptG family permease gives MKILDQYILKQFVKTFLSVFVILFFIFILQTVWLFIAELAGKDLDFSTIAKFLLFAMPNIVPLVLPLSVLLASIMTFGDLSENYEFAAMKSSGVSLQRAMRSLILFILALAVCAFIFANNIIPYSQYRFQNIKANIGREKPAMAIAEGQFNDVGSFNIKVDKKTGPNGNKLEGVTIHKKSIGRGATAVIKAKTGDLRSSADSNILQLVLHDGYQYEDVYPNKINEQRKMPFAKTAFRQYIINMDLSKLNENDVDKEHISNASVMLDLGELRYTLDSLDTAYDKERRSYADNVIVRTGYNTVSSFPTTSDTTKVAPVKGSAASKDDLLGPYTKEERARILDIARGNIENTSFIIDRAKTEFEERDKNINTYWLSVYDKFVIAYSCLLMFFIGAPLGAIIRKGGLGLPIVFAILIFITFHFINTFGKKIAQENGIPAFAGAWMSSFVLTPLALFLTKRATDDRGVEFDFDFITIPFRKLFAHNAIRPSFLVSDRVINLDAIETVEDGEWEALQQWDDEALVQQVYDAKRNGLAETTRINTLKILASRGITQASLYRSKRLFDEKYELLQDDVATYRFRAKVTLMIYLMAVTLALVFNNNRSKAGLAIAAFVMLIFFFVTLYKALNDLKDVAKALKTKIGVPFIICLVLGFPFYPVFHLLNSRALRLKLSEHNL, from the coding sequence GTGAAAATTCTCGACCAGTACATACTGAAGCAGTTCGTAAAAACGTTTCTGTCTGTATTCGTCATCCTCTTTTTCATTTTTATTCTCCAGACCGTTTGGCTGTTCATTGCCGAACTCGCCGGTAAGGATCTCGATTTCTCTACGATTGCCAAATTCCTGCTTTTCGCGATGCCGAACATCGTGCCGTTGGTATTGCCGTTGTCGGTGCTACTGGCGTCCATCATGACGTTCGGGGATCTTTCCGAGAACTACGAGTTTGCGGCCATGAAATCATCGGGTGTGTCGTTGCAACGCGCCATGCGAAGCCTCATCCTGTTCATCCTGGCGCTGGCCGTGTGTGCGTTCATCTTCGCCAACAACATCATTCCGTATTCCCAATACCGCTTCCAGAACATCAAAGCCAATATCGGACGCGAGAAGCCGGCCATGGCGATTGCAGAAGGACAGTTCAACGATGTGGGCAGTTTCAACATCAAGGTCGACAAGAAAACCGGTCCGAACGGAAACAAGCTCGAAGGTGTCACCATCCATAAGAAAAGCATCGGAAGAGGTGCCACGGCGGTCATCAAAGCCAAGACAGGCGATCTTCGCAGCAGTGCCGATTCGAATATCCTCCAACTTGTCCTGCACGATGGCTACCAATATGAGGATGTGTATCCCAACAAAATCAACGAGCAGCGGAAAATGCCGTTCGCGAAAACCGCCTTCCGACAGTACATCATTAATATGGACCTGTCGAAACTCAACGAAAACGACGTCGACAAAGAGCATATTTCCAATGCCAGTGTCATGCTCGACCTTGGGGAATTGCGCTATACGCTCGATTCACTGGATACGGCCTATGACAAAGAGCGTCGTTCGTATGCCGATAACGTCATCGTGCGGACGGGCTATAACACCGTTTCCTCTTTCCCCACCACATCCGATACGACAAAAGTAGCGCCCGTCAAAGGTTCGGCCGCGTCCAAAGATGACCTGCTGGGACCGTATACCAAAGAAGAGCGGGCCCGTATTTTGGATATCGCGAGGGGAAATATCGAGAACACGAGCTTCATCATCGATCGCGCGAAGACCGAGTTTGAAGAGCGCGATAAGAACATCAACACGTATTGGCTTTCGGTGTACGATAAATTCGTCATCGCCTATAGCTGTCTCCTGATGTTTTTCATCGGTGCGCCGTTGGGTGCGATTATCCGAAAAGGCGGACTCGGATTACCTATCGTTTTCGCCATCCTCATTTTCATTACGTTCCACTTCATCAATACGTTTGGCAAGAAAATCGCGCAGGAGAATGGTATTCCTGCTTTTGCCGGCGCCTGGATGTCGTCTTTTGTATTGACGCCACTTGCCCTCTTCCTTACCAAACGGGCCACGGATGACCGGGGAGTGGAATTTGACTTCGATTTCATTACGATTCCTTTCCGGAAGTTGTTTGCCCATAATGCCATACGTCCGAGTTTTCTGGTATCGGATCGCGTCATCAACCTCGATGCCATTGAAACGGTGGAAGATGGTGAATGGGAGGCATTGCAACAATGGGATGATGAAGCGCTTGTGCAGCAGGTATACGACGCAAAACGAAATGGTCTTGCCGAGACAACACGTATCAATACCCTGAAAATACTTGCGTCACGTGGGATTACACAAGCTAGTTTGTACCGCAGTAAACGTCTTTTTGACGAAAAGTATGAGTTATTGCAGGATGATGTCGCCACCTATCGCTTCCGCGCGAAAGTGACACTCATGATCTACCTGATGGCTGTGACGCTAGCCCTCGTTTTCAACAATAACCGTTCGAAGGCCGGACTCGCCATAGCCGCTTTCGTGATGCTGATTTTCTTTTTCGTCACGCTTTATAAAGCACTCAATGACCTGAAAGACGTTGCCAAAGCGCTGAAAACCAAAATCGGTGTGCCGTTTATCATTTGCCTGGTATTGGGATTCCCGTTTTACCCGGTATTCCACCTCCTGAATAGTCGGGCCCTTCGCCTGAAACTTTCTGAACACAACCTGTAG
- the ribB gene encoding 3,4-dihydroxy-2-butanone-4-phosphate synthase, with protein MSTPIRLNTIEEAIEDIRQGKVIIVVDDEDRENEGDFLAAAEKATPEMINFMAMHGRGLICAPLTEKRCAELELNSMVANNTDHMETAFTVSVDLKGHGVTTGISASDRAKTVLALIDEETKPYHLARPGHIFPLIAKQGGVLRRTGHTEAAIDFARLAGFKPAGVICEIMNEDGTMSRLPQLMEVARKHDLKIVSIEDLVAYRMQHDSLIVKKEDFDVETRFGTFRLRAYVQTTNKMVHIALTKGSWNQGDPVLTRINSTHVNSDILGTLTNNPDRKLEHMFQRINEEGRGAILFINQEVQPVELLNRIIELKSLQEQGNLRAPDIKMDVKDFGIGAQILHDIDICKIRLVSNSEQTKRVGMIGYGLEIVEYVSY; from the coding sequence ATGTCAACACCCATCCGACTTAATACGATTGAAGAAGCCATAGAAGACATCCGCCAGGGTAAAGTCATCATCGTGGTCGACGACGAAGACCGTGAAAACGAAGGCGATTTTCTGGCAGCAGCAGAAAAAGCCACTCCGGAAATGATCAATTTTATGGCGATGCACGGGCGTGGACTCATCTGTGCGCCGCTGACCGAAAAGCGTTGTGCCGAGTTGGAACTCAATTCGATGGTGGCCAATAACACCGACCATATGGAAACTGCGTTCACGGTATCGGTTGACCTGAAAGGCCATGGCGTCACGACCGGGATTTCCGCTTCGGATCGCGCCAAGACTGTCCTCGCCTTAATTGATGAGGAAACCAAACCGTATCATCTGGCACGACCGGGTCACATTTTCCCTTTGATTGCGAAGCAGGGCGGGGTGTTACGCCGTACCGGACATACGGAAGCGGCCATCGATTTTGCCCGTTTGGCCGGATTCAAACCGGCGGGCGTCATCTGCGAGATCATGAACGAAGACGGCACAATGTCGCGTTTACCCCAGTTGATGGAAGTCGCCCGTAAACACGACCTGAAAATCGTGTCGATTGAGGATTTGGTAGCGTATCGCATGCAGCACGACAGCCTGATTGTCAAGAAAGAAGATTTCGATGTGGAAACCCGTTTCGGTACCTTCCGCCTGCGGGCCTACGTGCAGACGACCAATAAAATGGTGCATATTGCCTTGACGAAAGGGTCCTGGAACCAGGGCGACCCAGTGTTGACGCGCATCAACTCCACGCACGTAAACAGTGATATTCTGGGAACGCTCACGAACAATCCCGACCGAAAGCTGGAACATATGTTTCAACGGATCAATGAAGAGGGAAGGGGTGCCATCCTGTTTATCAACCAGGAAGTGCAGCCGGTAGAATTGCTGAACCGCATCATAGAACTGAAATCACTGCAGGAACAAGGCAACCTCCGTGCGCCTGACATCAAGATGGACGTCAAGGATTTTGGTATCGGTGCCCAGATACTGCACGACATCGACATCTGCAAAATCCGTCTCGTATCCAATTCCGAGCAAACGAAACGCGTCGGTATGATTGGCTACGGACTGGAGATCGTGGAGTACGTTTCGTACTAA
- a CDS encoding glycoside hydrolase family 125 protein, giving the protein MNRKDFLKTTALASLTPLMARNLPSFLSALPEVRTPVTQRKFRSDAVENLLQSLRPRFADAEMGWLFYNCFPNTLDTTVDFTDGTRPDTFVITGDIPAMWLRDSTAQILPYLPLAKKDPKLKRLLAGVINRQTDCILIDPYANAFNKGATGSDWANDITAMKPELHERKWEIDSLCYPIRLAYHYWKDTGDTTPFDASWKKAMQLVIRTFREQQRKENKGPYQFMRVTSRSIDTPPLDGYGFPIKPVGLIASMFRPSDDATVFPFLVPSNFFAVVSLRQMAEMADAFADVTLAADTRTLANEVEKALREYAIVDHPRFGKVYAYEVDGFGNHLFMDDANAPSLLSMPYFGSCPPDDPIYQNTRRMVLSDANPYYYDGKYGKGIGAPHTPENQIWPISLTMQALTSSDEAEIRMCLQTLKTTHADTGFMHESFHKDNPKQFSRPWFAWANTLFGELLWKLAQEKPALVLRS; this is encoded by the coding sequence ATGAACCGCAAAGATTTCCTGAAAACCACCGCCCTCGCATCGCTGACACCACTCATGGCGCGTAACCTGCCGTCCTTCCTCTCTGCCCTTCCGGAAGTTCGGACGCCGGTTACCCAACGCAAATTCCGGAGCGACGCAGTTGAAAACCTACTACAATCACTCCGTCCCCGTTTTGCCGATGCCGAAATGGGCTGGCTGTTCTATAATTGCTTTCCCAACACACTCGATACCACCGTCGATTTTACCGACGGTACCCGGCCCGATACGTTTGTCATCACCGGCGACATCCCCGCGATGTGGCTCCGCGACAGCACGGCGCAGATCCTTCCCTATCTTCCGTTGGCGAAGAAAGACCCGAAACTGAAACGCCTGTTGGCCGGCGTCATAAACCGCCAAACCGACTGTATCCTCATCGATCCCTATGCCAATGCCTTCAACAAAGGCGCGACCGGAAGCGACTGGGCGAACGACATCACCGCCATGAAACCCGAACTGCATGAACGCAAATGGGAAATCGATTCACTGTGCTACCCGATTCGCCTCGCGTATCATTATTGGAAGGATACGGGGGATACGACACCCTTCGATGCATCCTGGAAAAAAGCCATGCAACTTGTGATACGGACGTTTCGCGAGCAGCAACGGAAAGAAAACAAAGGACCGTACCAGTTTATGCGGGTGACGTCGCGCAGTATCGACACCCCTCCGTTGGATGGTTATGGTTTTCCGATAAAGCCGGTCGGACTCATCGCATCGATGTTCCGTCCGTCGGACGATGCCACGGTGTTTCCGTTTTTGGTCCCGTCCAACTTTTTTGCCGTAGTATCCCTGCGGCAAATGGCCGAAATGGCCGACGCTTTCGCGGATGTGACGCTGGCCGCTGATACCCGTACACTAGCCAATGAAGTGGAAAAAGCACTCAGGGAATACGCCATTGTCGACCACCCTCGGTTCGGGAAGGTGTATGCCTACGAGGTAGACGGCTTTGGGAATCATTTATTTATGGATGACGCCAATGCACCTAGTTTACTTTCAATGCCCTATTTCGGAAGTTGCCCGCCCGATGACCCGATTTACCAGAACACGCGGCGTATGGTGCTAAGTGACGCCAATCCGTATTATTATGACGGGAAATACGGTAAGGGAATCGGGGCGCCGCACACACCGGAGAACCAAATCTGGCCCATAAGCCTTACCATGCAGGCGCTGACGTCATCGGATGAAGCTGAAATCCGGATGTGTCTCCAGACGCTCAAAACAACGCACGCAGATACGGGCTTTATGCATGAATCCTTCCATAAAGACAATCCAAAGCAGTTTTCGCGACCCTGGTTCGCGTGGGCGAATACGTTATTCGGGGAGTTATTGTGGAAACTGGCGCAGGAAAAACCCGCACTCGTACTGAGGAGTTAG
- a CDS encoding Crp/Fnr family transcriptional regulator, translating into MDTTSEAQQQVNSDQETLKAYFSQVGFDQTDSEQIAQCFTKRSFDKGQYFVEEGKNSSQLGFVETGQFQYYSISEKGEERTTYISLPSTFVASLLPYLTGTPARENIRALTPSTLWVIEKKEVEALQNQMTGFKDFYVKLLEWQICCIDKAKFDLITLSADERYEKLLKDEPELLQQVPLQYIASMLGITPRHLSRLRRKS; encoded by the coding sequence ATGGATACGACATCGGAAGCACAGCAGCAGGTGAATTCAGACCAGGAAACGCTAAAGGCCTACTTTTCCCAGGTCGGATTCGACCAAACTGACAGCGAACAAATCGCACAGTGCTTCACCAAACGATCTTTTGATAAAGGACAGTATTTTGTAGAGGAAGGCAAAAATTCCTCGCAGTTGGGATTTGTCGAAACCGGGCAATTCCAATACTATTCCATATCCGAGAAAGGGGAAGAACGCACTACGTATATTTCGCTGCCTTCTACTTTCGTGGCGTCACTGCTACCCTACCTGACCGGCACCCCGGCGCGAGAGAATATACGGGCGCTGACCCCCTCGACACTTTGGGTCATAGAGAAAAAGGAAGTGGAGGCACTACAAAATCAAATGACCGGGTTCAAAGATTTTTACGTAAAACTCCTTGAATGGCAGATCTGTTGTATCGACAAAGCCAAATTCGACCTTATCACCCTGTCTGCCGACGAGCGCTACGAGAAACTGTTGAAAGATGAGCCTGAACTACTCCAGCAGGTGCCGTTGCAATACATCGCTTCTATGTTGGGCATCACCCCACGGCATCTTAGCCGGCTCAGAAGAAAAAGTTAG
- a CDS encoding helix-turn-helix domain-containing protein, translating into MEVTIQENTTLTSEKKFQSFFAEANATRDMACPVRDILARVSDKWSLLTIYALGGYGTMRFNELKHRIGDVSQRMLTVTLRNLEECGLVSRHVYAEVPPRVEYNLTELGRSLMQHMVPLVDWALLHGDEIMRNRNGKK; encoded by the coding sequence ATGGAGGTAACTATTCAGGAAAATACGACGCTCACGAGCGAAAAAAAATTTCAATCTTTTTTTGCGGAGGCGAATGCCACGCGGGATATGGCCTGCCCGGTGCGCGATATCCTCGCCCGCGTCAGCGATAAATGGTCGCTACTGACGATTTACGCCCTTGGTGGCTATGGCACCATGCGGTTCAATGAGTTGAAACATCGCATCGGGGATGTATCGCAGCGCATGCTGACCGTGACGCTTCGCAACCTCGAGGAATGCGGACTCGTATCACGACACGTCTACGCCGAAGTACCGCCGCGGGTGGAGTACAATCTTACCGAACTCGGACGAAGCCTGATGCAGCATATGGTGCCGTTGGTGGATTGGGCACTGTTGCACGGTGACGAAATCATGAGGAATAGGAATGGGAAGAAATAG
- a CDS encoding SDR family oxidoreductase, translated as MEKILVTGATGTNGKALVAQLRSRQADFVVGSRNVTQARELFGDGVEVRAFDFADATTYDGALEGVGKVFVLGPPLDLQLYELVSPFLDHLKERGIARVVYFSALQADKMGSQLDFHTKIEQQLKEGFFDYTILQPSFFSQNFRNYEGENILERNIVFMPAGMGKVGFVDVADIANVAAEVLLSDGHSHATYCLTGPELLSYEDAARLLSEQLGKTISYPNPTPETFKEVLAASGAPAFIGQYLSDVYQIIAQHHVDFLTDDVFRVTGKQPTSLREVIARDFA; from the coding sequence ATGGAGAAAATTCTTGTGACCGGGGCAACCGGAACGAATGGAAAAGCACTGGTGGCCCAACTTCGGTCACGCCAGGCCGATTTTGTAGTAGGAAGCCGAAATGTAACCCAGGCCCGTGAACTGTTTGGGGACGGAGTAGAGGTGCGTGCCTTCGATTTTGCGGATGCCACCACCTATGACGGGGCATTGGAAGGAGTCGGAAAGGTGTTTGTGCTGGGGCCTCCGCTCGATTTGCAATTATATGAATTGGTAAGCCCTTTTCTCGACCATCTTAAAGAACGGGGTATCGCGCGTGTGGTGTATTTTTCGGCCTTGCAGGCAGATAAAATGGGCAGCCAGCTCGATTTCCACACCAAAATCGAACAGCAACTTAAGGAGGGGTTCTTCGACTATACCATCCTGCAACCGTCGTTCTTCAGCCAGAATTTCCGGAACTATGAGGGAGAGAATATCCTCGAGCGCAACATCGTCTTCATGCCCGCCGGCATGGGGAAAGTTGGTTTTGTGGATGTAGCCGATATTGCCAATGTGGCGGCCGAGGTGTTGCTGTCGGACGGACATTCGCACGCTACCTACTGCCTGACAGGTCCGGAGCTTTTGTCGTATGAGGATGCGGCTCGTTTACTATCGGAGCAGTTAGGAAAGACCATATCCTATCCGAATCCCACGCCGGAAACCTTCAAAGAGGTACTGGCGGCGTCTGGTGCACCGGCTTTTATCGGACAGTATCTTTCGGATGTTTACCAAATCATCGCGCAGCATCATGTCGACTTCCTGACAGACGATGTCTTCCGCGTGACAGGAAAGCAACCCACGTCGTTGCGTGAGGTGATTGCGCGGGATTTTGCGTAA
- a CDS encoding LexA family transcriptional regulator — MAEQIFFWGSNIRFLRNRMKMSQEDFAAKLSISRSKLAAHESGKTANPPVEDLYRFSGFFRMSIDTLLRVDLSRIGELKLRELEAGNDVYIAGGQIRVLAITVDRQNRENMEYVPVKAKAGYAAGYHDPEFIASLPKFALPNLPKGGTFRMFPTTGDSMLPIPENSDVIGRFVDNWYELKPKTLCIVILKGEQDMVFKQVTLTGRTFLLESLNPLYAPYEVKAEEVVEIWKFHSFHSKDLPNGTADLDVVVRMMQEMKGELQELKAGLGG; from the coding sequence ATGGCGGAACAAATTTTTTTTTGGGGAAGTAACATCCGTTTCCTGCGTAACCGAATGAAGATGAGCCAGGAAGACTTTGCGGCGAAGCTTTCGATTTCCCGCTCGAAACTGGCAGCGCATGAAAGTGGGAAGACAGCGAATCCTCCGGTGGAGGACCTTTATCGGTTCTCTGGTTTTTTCCGGATGAGCATCGATACCCTGCTGCGGGTCGACCTCTCGCGGATCGGTGAACTAAAACTGAGGGAACTGGAAGCGGGAAATGACGTATATATAGCAGGCGGGCAGATACGCGTGCTGGCCATTACGGTCGACCGGCAGAACCGCGAGAATATGGAATACGTTCCCGTGAAGGCAAAGGCGGGGTATGCGGCGGGCTACCACGATCCGGAGTTCATCGCCTCGTTGCCGAAATTTGCATTGCCGAACCTTCCGAAAGGCGGTACGTTCCGGATGTTTCCGACGACGGGTGACAGCATGTTGCCGATTCCGGAAAACAGCGATGTGATCGGGCGGTTTGTCGACAATTGGTATGAGTTGAAGCCCAAAACCCTCTGTATCGTCATCCTGAAAGGGGAACAGGACATGGTATTCAAGCAGGTGACCCTTACCGGGCGTACCTTCCTGCTGGAATCATTGAACCCGTTGTATGCTCCGTATGAAGTGAAGGCGGAAGAGGTAGTGGAAATCTGGAAGTTCCATAGCTTCCACAGCAAAGACCTGCCGAACGGTACGGCGGATTTGGATGTGGTGGTACGGATGATGCAGGAAATGAAAGGAGAGTTGCAGGAGTTGAAAGCGGGATTGGGTGGGTAA
- a CDS encoding ImuA family protein has protein sequence MDAGAEKTAIIRKWQRQVDAWQGLGKSALRDSVPTVGPFERAFPDQVFPVAALHEFQSFSPSDAASTQGFLSALCGKFLASGGTCLWMGGGGKVFPPALTYFGLDPSRIVFIDAPRTRDVLWAVEEALKCDILTAVIGEVSDVGFTESRRLQLAVEKSGVCCLLHRHRPRTTGNLACTSRWHIRPLPSLSEEGLPGVGLPFWDVQLLKVRNGRPGSWQLGWADGQFTEKERPQEHLVFTQSFTG, from the coding sequence ATGGACGCGGGAGCGGAAAAAACAGCGATCATCCGCAAATGGCAACGACAAGTAGACGCCTGGCAGGGGTTAGGGAAGTCCGCCCTGCGCGATTCGGTACCTACTGTCGGGCCGTTCGAGCGGGCGTTTCCCGACCAGGTCTTTCCGGTGGCGGCATTGCATGAGTTCCAGAGCTTCAGTCCGTCTGATGCAGCTTCCACCCAGGGATTCCTTTCAGCGCTTTGCGGAAAATTCTTGGCGTCGGGTGGCACCTGCCTTTGGATGGGAGGAGGCGGAAAGGTATTCCCGCCCGCGCTCACGTATTTTGGTCTTGACCCTTCCCGTATCGTTTTCATCGATGCGCCACGCACCCGGGATGTATTGTGGGCTGTAGAGGAAGCCCTTAAATGTGATATACTTACGGCTGTCATCGGGGAAGTGTCGGACGTAGGCTTTACCGAATCGCGCCGCCTGCAACTCGCCGTTGAAAAGAGCGGGGTTTGTTGCCTGTTGCACCGCCATCGCCCACGAACTACGGGCAACCTGGCCTGTACCTCCCGGTGGCATATCCGGCCATTGCCCAGTCTGTCGGAGGAAGGTTTGCCCGGAGTCGGACTGCCTTTTTGGGACGTGCAATTGCTGAAAGTGCGCAACGGACGCCCCGGATCCTGGCAGTTGGGCTGGGCAGACGGACAGTTTACGGAGAAGGAACGCCCGCAGGAACACCTCGTTTTTACCCAAAGCTTTACCGGATAA